In Melanotaenia boesemani isolate fMelBoe1 chromosome 16, fMelBoe1.pri, whole genome shotgun sequence, the following proteins share a genomic window:
- the LOC121655292 gene encoding transmembrane protein 41A-B-like codes for MRSLAGLAAIVAAASVYLYLLSMHLPPGRKQVQPASKGEGEEVEEYSLKFPSDLESLRELADMLKFYKRENHGYVLLLFCSAYLYKQSFAIPGSSFLNMLAGAIFGPWEGLVLACLLTTSGSTFCFLLSSVFGKQYVVHFFPEKVALLQRKVEENRSSLFFFLLFLRFFPMTPNWFLNITCPVLNIPMSIFFFSVFIGLIPYNFICVRTGSILSQISSLDDIFSWGTLAQLLAIALMALLPGALIKHYSKAHLKVDGMDSNGTSLANVSQDRKTR; via the exons ATGCGCTCTTTAGCGGGACTGGCTGCCATCGTGGCGGCGGCAAGTGTCTACCTCTACCTGCTGTCGATGCACCTTCCCCCGGGACGGAAGCAGGTCCAGCCGGCCTCTAAGGGGGAAGGTGAGGAAGTCGAGGAGTATAG TCTGAAGTTCCCGTCTGACCTGGAGTCTCTGCGGGAGCTCGCAGACATGCTCAAGttttataaaagagaaaatcacGGCTACgttctgctgctgttctgcagcGCGTACCTGTACAAGCAGTCTTTCGCCATACCTGGCTCCTCCTTCCTG AACATGTTAGCTGGTGCAATATTTGGGCCCTGGGAGGGTCTGGTGTTGGCCTGCCTTCTAACTACTTCAGGCTCCACATTCTGCTTCCTGCTGTCCTCAGTGTTTGGGAAGCAGTATGTGGTTCACTTCTTTCCTGAAAAGGTGGCCTTACTGCAGAGGAAG GTAGAGGAAAATCgtagcagtttatttttcttcctccttttccttcGTTTCTTCCCTATGACTCCTAACTGGTTCCTTAACATCACCTGTCCTGTCCTCAACATCCCtatgtctatttttttcttctctgtgtttatCG GCTTGATCCCCTATAACTTCATCTGCGTTCGTACGGGGTCCATCCTGTCGCAGATCTCCTCTCTGGATGACATCTTCTCCTGGGGGACGCTGGCTCAGCTCTTGGCCATCGCCCTCATGGCTCTCCTTCCTGGAGCACTGATTAAACACTACAGCAAAGCTCACCTCAAGGTGGACGGCATGGACAGCAACGGTACCAGCCTGGCCAACGTCAGTCAGGACAGGAAGACACGATGA